The genomic region GGACGAGAGGCGTTCCAGGACGCGGACCGTCTCGGCGAAGGCGGCGTCGCCCAGTTCCTCCGCGAGCCGGGCGGCCAAGGACGCGTGGCCCGGGCCGATGCGGGCCACCGCCGCCCGGCCGGCCTCCGTCGGCCGCAGCAGCTTCGCCCGCCGGTGCGCCGGGTTCGGGACGTACTCCGCGAGCTCCTTCTCGGCGAGCAGGTCCGCGATGCGCTGCACGCTCTGCCGGGTGATCCCCATGGCCCGGGCGATGCCCGCGACCGGCAGCGGCTCGTGCAGCACCGCGCCCAGCACCTGCCACCACGCGGCCGTCAGCCCGGCCGGCCGGGCCAGTTCCTCGGAGACCGAGAGGAACTGGCCGTTGAGCCGGAACACCCCGAGCGCGGTCCGGCTCAGCAGGTCCTGCCGGGCGCGGACCGAGGGCTCACGCATCGCCCGCCTCCGCCGCCGCCATCAGCACCGGGTACGCGCTCGCGTCCGAGTCGTGGAACAGCCGGTACCACGCGTCCAGGACGTCCGGCTTGTACACGTCCAGGCGGGCGAAGACCTCGCGGGCGAAGGCCACCGGCTCCGTCGGCCCCGCCGTGATCAGGTCGCCGTCCGTCACCGCGTCGGCCTCGACGTACCTCCCGGCGCCGCCGTAACCCGGCTGCTGCGCCAGGTAGAAGGAGGCCGCGCCGGTGTGGGCGCGGTCGTCCAGCAGACCCTCCCGGGCGAGGCCGGCCGTGGCTCCGCAGATCGCCGCGACCGGCACCCCGGCGTCCAGGAACTCCCTCGCCTTCGCCGCGAACGGCGCCAGGTCCCCGCTCGTGTCCCACAGCGAGGCGCCGGTGAGGATCAGCAGCGAGGAGTCCTGCGGCCTCAGCCCGGACAGGGCCAGGTCGGGCTGGACGCGGACGCCGCCCATGGTGGTGACCGGCCGCTCGGCGGTCAGGGCGACGGTGCGGATCCGGTGGCCGCGCTGGGTCAGGTGCGCGGTGGTGTGGCCGGTCTCCCAGTCCGCGTACGTGTCGTAGACCGCGAGGTGTACGGGCTTGCGCGGGGTCTCGCTCATGGTGATCGCCTCCGGGTGGGATCCGACGTCCAGGACAAGCTCTATGACAAGAGACTGTCATGTCGACAGTATGCTGTCAACTAGTGCTGTCAGCCATCCTGGCGGGCCCCGCGCAACGACAGACTGCCGAGACCGGCCCCCCACCCCCATACAATCCGCCGATATCCCTTCCCACCTGCGCACTTCTAGCGTGACGCCATGACCCCTCATGTCGCCTCGCACACCCTCGCCGCAGTGAAGGACGCCGACCGCAAGCACGTCTTCCACTCCTGGTCCGCCCAGGCCCTGATCGACCCCCTCGCCGTCGCCGGGGCCGAGGGGTCGTACTTCTGGGACTACGACGGCAAGCGCTACCTCGACTTCTCCTCCCAGCTGGTCAACACCAACATCGGCCACCAGCACCCCAAGGTCGTCGCAGCGATCCAGGAGCAGGCCGCACGGCTCTGCACCCTCGCGCCCGGCTTCGCCGTCGACGTCCGCTCCGAGGCCGCACGCCTCATCGCCGAGCGGACCCCCGGCGACCTGGACAAGATCTTCTTCACCAACGGCGGCGCCGAGGCCGTCGAGAACGCCGTCCGCATGGCCCGGCTGCACACCGGCCGCGCCAAGGTGCTCTCCACCTACCGCTCGTACCACGGGGCCACCGCCGCCGCGATCAACCTCACCGGCGACCCGCGCCGCTGGCCCTCCGACACGGCCGCCGCCGGCGTCGTGCACTTCTGGGGCCCGTACCTCTACCGCTCCGCCTTCCACGCCACCACCGAGGCCGAGGAGTGCGCCCGCGCCCTCGCCCACCTCGCCGACACCATCGCCTTCGAGGGGCCGCAGACCATCGCGGCGATCATCCTGGAGAGCGTGCCCGGCACCGCCGGCATCATGACCCCGCCGCCCGGCTACCTCGCGGGTGTGCGCGAACTCTGCGACCGCCACGGCATCGTCTTCATCCTGGACGAGGTCATGTCCGGCTTCGGCCGTACCGGCAAGTGGTTCGCCGCCGACCACTGGGGGGTCACCCCCGACCTGATCACCTTCGCCAAGGGCGTGAACAGCGGGTACGTGCCGCTCGGCGGCGTCGCCATCTCCGCCGCGATCGCCGAGACCTTCGCCACGCGCCCCTACCCGGGCGGACTCACGTACTCCGGCCACCCCCTGGCCTGTGCCGCCGCCGTCGCGACGATCAACACGATGGAGGAAGAGGGTGTCGTCGAGAACGCCGCTCGCCTCGGCGAGGACGTGATCGGCCCGGCGCTCGCCGAGATCGCCGAGCGCCACCCCTCCGTCGGCGAGGTCCGCGGTCTGGGCACCTTCTGGGCGCTGGAACTCGTACGGGACAAGGAGACGCGCGAGCCCCTCGTCCCCTACAACGCGGCGGGCGCGGCCAACACGCCGATGGCCGAATTCGCGGCGGCCTGCAAGGCGTCCGGCCTGTGGCCCTTCGTCAACATGAACCGCACCCACGTCGTCCCGCCGTGCACCATCACCGAGGCGGAGGCGAAGGAGGGCCTGGCTCTCCTGGACGAGGCGCTGACGGTCGCCGACCGCCACACCACCGCCTGACGGGCCGATCCGGAGGGCAGGGCCCGGTCCGGGTCCGCGGGTCTGTGTGGTTCTCGTCCGCATAACGGGTCGGACATCCACATAACGATCACAAACCGCTCGGTTTCAGCCTCGCTGTCTGGCCTATGGTGTCCGGAGTTCTACAGAGGAGACGGACCCCTATGCCAGGCAGCGGAGCTGTCACCCGCAACACACTTCGCCAGCAGATCGCGGACGCGCTGCGTGACGAGGTGCTCGCGGGACGCCTGCCGCCGGGAACCGAGTTCACCGTCAAGCAGATCGCCGAGCAGTACGAGGTCTCCGCGACCCCGGTCCGCGAGGCGCTCGTCGACCTCTCGGCCCAGGGGCTGCTCGAACTGGTCCAGCACCGGGGCTTTCGCGTGCGGATCCTCTCCGTGGACGACTTCCGCGGAATGATCGAGGCCCGCGCGCTGGTCGTGGACGGGATCTTCCGCAGGCTCGCCGAGCGCGGCACCGACCTCGGCTCCGGCGAGCCGCTGGTCTCCGTGCGCCGCCGCGCCGACGAGGCGCGGCGGGCCGCGCAGAGCGGTTCGCTCGAAGTACTGATCGGCTACGACCTCCGCTTCTGGCGGGAGCTGAGCGGGCTGGTCGGCAACACCTACATCTCCGAGTTCCTGCACCGCATCCGCGTGCAGTGCTGGGTCTTCGCCGTACCCCACCTCCAGCGCGATCCGCAGCAGCTGCGGGCGGCGCTGTGGGACGGGCACAGCGACCTGGTGGACGCGGTGACCCTCGCGGACGCGGACGCCGTACGGAGCATCGTGCGGGGCTACAACCAGCACGCCCTGGCCTGGGCCGCCGGACTGTAGCAACCGCGCCGGGCCGGACGCCGCGGCACCCTGTCGTGCCCATGGCGTCACCCAACGTGGACCGGGTTCTGCGCACCCCTTCGCGGAGGGTGTTCGGCCCACTACTCTGGCCGGATCGGCGCCAACGACTGATCGGAGCCCGCGTGGCCTGTGACCTGTGGCTGGTCCCCCTTGTCGACGTGCTGTGCCACAGCCCCGACAATCCGTTCGCGGAAGAGATCGCCTCGTACGACAAGGCGCTGGGAGAGGCCGGACTGCCGTCCGTGCCCGTGTTCGCCTACATGCCGGGCCTGAGCGGGGACGTCGCCCCCGTCGCGGGTTTCGACTACGACGCCCTGCACTTCCTGCGGCGGGCGTACCTGCTCCAGATCTGCGGGCTGCCGGTGACCCCGGTGGACGAGCTGGGCGGTGACTACGAGCAGCTGCTGGAGATGTTCGAGCCCACGGCGCAGCAGTCACATCTGGTGTGGCACTACGACCACGCCGGGGCGTACGTTCCCGTGGACTTCGCGGTTCCGCTGGCGAACGAGGAGCTGCTGGCCGGAGGGGGTCCGCTGGGGTCCGCACAGGGGCTGCTGCGGGAGCTGGCCTTCGTGGGCCCGGCCATCGGGATAGACCCGGCGAACCCGCCCGCGGCGCCGGCTCCGCCGAGGCGGCCGACGTCCCTGGAGGAGCCCGCGGGGCCGATTCCGTACGACGACAACCCCTTCGCACGTGAGCGGCACGTCTGGCTGGGGCTGCACGCGGCCGCGACGCGGAGCCTCGGCCAGGGCTCGATGATCATTTTCAGCTGAGCCGGCCCCGGGGGGTGCGGGCGCGGGGGCCGCTGCGCGCAGCTGGTCGCCGCCGGCCCTCTCCCCGTGGCCCGTCCCGGGTCAGCCACGCCCCGGGAAACAGCCCCGGGTCAGCGGGGCTGTTCCGGCGGGCGCTGGCGCGGCATGTTCGGGCGGGTGCCCGGGGGGAGCGGGAAGCGCGCCGGGGGGATGTACGCGTCCGAGCGGGCGCCGACGGCGCCCAGGGACTGCATCACCAGCGGTGCGGGGCCGGAGCTGAACTCCACCATCCACTCCGCGGTCTCGGAGCGGACCAGCTCCGTCACGTCCTCCGAGAAGCGCCGCAGCACCGTGAGGCAGCGCTCGGCGGCCTCGCTCGCCGTGCCCTCCGTCGGGCCGAGCACCTCCCGAACGTTCTCCGAAGCCCAGTCGAACTGGAGCGTCTGCAGACGGCGCTGGACCGCCTGCGCGGTGGCGACGTCCCGCATCCAGCCGGACGTCAGGCCGAAGAACCGGTCGCATCCCAGGCAGGCCGCGCCCAGCAGCAGCGCGAGGAACCCGTACGCCGTCGCGCCCGGCGCCGAGCCCGTCAGCTCCAGCAGCGGCATGGCGGCGCCCGTGACGGCGCCGAACGCCGCCCCGCCGCGCAGGACGCGCGCGCCCCGGCGCTTCCAGGCCCGGTCGGACAGATACCACTCGGCCGTGCGCAGCGCGTCGTCCTCGACCCGGCGGTAGAGCTCGTCGAGGCGCTCGGCGGGCTCGCCCCAGTCCCCGAGGGGGAACGGCCGGCCGGTCAGATCGCCGGCCGCCATCGGCCCGCCGCCTTCCTCCCGGGGATCCCGGGGTGGCCCCTCGGGCTGCATCTCCGGCTGGCTCACCCGGCACTCCCTCTGCCTGCGCTGACGTGTGGTGGTGCGCGTGTGCGCAATGGTGCGCATGCTCTTCCTACCTTCGAATGACGCGCGATGGACAACGAATCCCGGGATTTCCGCTCACAAGGAGGGCTCCAGCAGGTACGCGCACGCCCCGACTCTCACTCGAAAGAGTTGGTCCTCACGGCGTAGGGCGCAGCGCCCGGGGAGCACGTAGGCTCGGATTGACCAAGCGTCCCGACCGCGCGTCCCGACTGTACGGAGTGAGTGACCTGTGATTCCCGGTGGTGGCCAGCCCAACATGCAGCAGCTGCTCCAGCAGGCCCAGAAGATGCAGCAGGACCTCGCCGCGGCCCAGGAGGAGCTTGCCCAGGCCGAGGTCGAGGGCCAGGCCGGAGGCGGTCTGGTCAAGGCGACCGTCACCGGCTCCGGTGAACTGCGCGCACTGGTGATCGACCCGAAGGCCGTGGACCCCGAGGACACGGAAACGCTCGCCGACCTGGTGGTCGCGGCGGTCCAGGCCGCCAACGAGAATGCCCAGGCGCTCCAGCAGCAGAAGCTGGGCCCCCTCGCCCAGGGCCTGGGCGGCGGCAGCGGCATTCCCGGCCTCCCGTTCTAGTCCCCTCCCGCATCCGCACCGAAAACCGAAAGAAGGCAGTCCGTTGTACGAAGGCGTGGTCCAGGACCTGATCGACGAACTGGGCAGGCTGCCCGGCGTCGGGCCCAAGAGCGCGCAGCGGATCGCCTTCCACATCCTGCAGGCCGAGCCCACCGACGTCCGACGCCTCGCGCACGCGCTGCTCGAGGTGAAGGACAAGGTCCGGTTCTGCGCGGTGTGCGGGAACGTGGCGCAGGAGGAACGGTGCGGCATCTGCCGTGACCCGCGCCGCGACACCACGGTCATCTGTGTCGTGGAGGAGCCGAAGGACGTCGTCGCGATCGAGCGGACCCGCGAGTTCCGGGGCAAGTACCACGTCCTCGGCGGAGCGATCAGCCCGATCGAGGGCGTCGGCCCCGACGACCTGCGCATCCGCGAGCTGCTGGCGCGCCTGGCGGACGGCGAGGTGACCGAGCTGATCCTCGCCACCGACCCGAACCTGGAGGGCGAGGCGACCGCCACCTACCTCGCCCGCATGATCAAACCCATGGGCCTGAAGGTCACCCGCCTGGCCAGCGGGCTCCCCGTCGGGGGAGATCTGGAGTACGCGGACGAGGTCACGCTCGGGCGGGCCTTTGAAGGAAGGCGACTTCTCGATGTCTGACGCAACGCTGCACGCCCTGGGACAGGATCCGGACGACTTCGCCGTCCAGATCGCGGACCAGATCGAGTCCTTCATCGTCGCGGTCACCGAGGTGGCCAAGGGCGAGGACCCGGACAGCGCGGTGCCCTTCCTCCTCCTGGAGGTGTCCCAGCTGCTGCTGGCGGGCGGCCGGCTGGGCGCGTACCAGGACGTGCTGCCCGACGAGCGCTACGAGCCCGACCTGGGCCCCGAGCCGGATGTCGACGAGCTGCGCGAGCGGTTCGCGTACATGCTGGAGCCGGTCGACGTGTACTCCGAGGTCTTCGACCCGTACGAGCCGCGCAAGGCCCCGGTCGCGCACCGGATCTCGGACGACGTGGCCGACGTGGTGGCGGACCTGCGGCACGGGCTGGCCCACTACCGGGCGGGCCGGACCACCGAGGCGCTGTGGTGGTGGCAGTTCTCGTACTTCACCAACTGGGGCCCGACGGCCTCCGCCATCCTGCGCGCCCTGCAGTCGCTGGTGGCCCACGTACGCCTGGACCAGCCGCTGGCGGCCCTGGACGGCCTGGACACGGACGAGGACCTGGCCGAGGATGACCTCGCGGAACAGGCCGGACAGGTCATGGCCGAGGAACTCGGCGGACTCGGCCGCAAGTGAAGGCCCCGACGCGGGGAACGTGTGCTGTGATCTTTTCGTCTCATGATGCGGTACGAAGCGGTCGGATCGCGGCTGCTCGTTAGACTGCACCAGCAATGAGACGGACTGAGCGAGGAGCGCACGTGGGCCTTGTCGTGCAGAAGTACGGAGGCTCCTCCGTAGCCGATGCCGAGGGCATCAAGCGCGTCGCCAAGCGGATCGTGGACGCCAAGAAGAACGGCCACCAGGTGGTCGTCGTGGTTTCCGCGATGGGCGACACGACGGACGAGCTGATCGATCTCGCCGAGCAGGTATCCCCGATGCCTGCCGGGCGTGAGTTCGACATGCTGCTGACCGCCGGAGAGCGGATCTCCATGGCCCTGCTGGCCATGGCGATCAAAAACCTGGGTCACGAGGCCCAGTCGTTCACCGGTAGCCAGGCAGGCGTGATCACCGACTCGGTCCACAACAAAGCGCGCATCATCGATGTCACGCCGGGCCGTATCCGCACCGCGCTGGACGAGGGCAACATCGCCATCGTCGCCGGCTTCCAGGGCGTGTCCGCGGACTCCAAGGACATCACCACCCTCGGCCGGGGCGGCTCGGACACGACCGCCGTCGCGCTGGCCGCGGCGCTGGACGCCGAGGTCTGCGAGATCTACACGGACGTCGACGGCGTCTTCACCGCGGACCCCCGCGTCGTGAAGAAGGCCCGGAAGATCGACTGGATCTCGTCCGAGGACATGCTGGAGCTCGCCGCCTCCGGTTCCAAGGTGCTGCTGCACCGCTGTGTCGAGTACGCACGCCGATACAACATCCCGATCCACGTCCGCTCGTCCTTCTCGGG from Streptomyces sp. NBC_00190 harbors:
- a CDS encoding MarR family winged helix-turn-helix transcriptional regulator, with the protein product MREPSVRARQDLLSRTALGVFRLNGQFLSVSEELARPAGLTAAWWQVLGAVLHEPLPVAGIARAMGITRQSVQRIADLLAEKELAEYVPNPAHRRAKLLRPTEAGRAAVARIGPGHASLAARLAEELGDAAFAETVRVLERLSSALDTVSGLPDSGSGSGSASVPDPAPGPVPPSGPAGA
- a CDS encoding DJ-1/PfpI family protein, with translation MSETPRKPVHLAVYDTYADWETGHTTAHLTQRGHRIRTVALTAERPVTTMGGVRVQPDLALSGLRPQDSSLLILTGASLWDTSGDLAPFAAKAREFLDAGVPVAAICGATAGLAREGLLDDRAHTGAASFYLAQQPGYGGAGRYVEADAVTDGDLITAGPTEPVAFAREVFARLDVYKPDVLDAWYRLFHDSDASAYPVLMAAAEAGDA
- a CDS encoding aspartate aminotransferase family protein, with the translated sequence MTPHVASHTLAAVKDADRKHVFHSWSAQALIDPLAVAGAEGSYFWDYDGKRYLDFSSQLVNTNIGHQHPKVVAAIQEQAARLCTLAPGFAVDVRSEAARLIAERTPGDLDKIFFTNGGAEAVENAVRMARLHTGRAKVLSTYRSYHGATAAAINLTGDPRRWPSDTAAAGVVHFWGPYLYRSAFHATTEAEECARALAHLADTIAFEGPQTIAAIILESVPGTAGIMTPPPGYLAGVRELCDRHGIVFILDEVMSGFGRTGKWFAADHWGVTPDLITFAKGVNSGYVPLGGVAISAAIAETFATRPYPGGLTYSGHPLACAAAVATINTMEEEGVVENAARLGEDVIGPALAEIAERHPSVGEVRGLGTFWALELVRDKETREPLVPYNAAGAANTPMAEFAAACKASGLWPFVNMNRTHVVPPCTITEAEAKEGLALLDEALTVADRHTTA
- a CDS encoding GntR family transcriptional regulator, which codes for MPGSGAVTRNTLRQQIADALRDEVLAGRLPPGTEFTVKQIAEQYEVSATPVREALVDLSAQGLLELVQHRGFRVRILSVDDFRGMIEARALVVDGIFRRLAERGTDLGSGEPLVSVRRRADEARRAAQSGSLEVLIGYDLRFWRELSGLVGNTYISEFLHRIRVQCWVFAVPHLQRDPQQLRAALWDGHSDLVDAVTLADADAVRSIVRGYNQHALAWAAGL
- a CDS encoding SLATT domain-containing protein, with product MSQPEMQPEGPPRDPREEGGGPMAAGDLTGRPFPLGDWGEPAERLDELYRRVEDDALRTAEWYLSDRAWKRRGARVLRGGAAFGAVTGAAMPLLELTGSAPGATAYGFLALLLGAACLGCDRFFGLTSGWMRDVATAQAVQRRLQTLQFDWASENVREVLGPTEGTASEAAERCLTVLRRFSEDVTELVRSETAEWMVEFSSGPAPLVMQSLGAVGARSDAYIPPARFPLPPGTRPNMPRQRPPEQPR
- a CDS encoding YbaB/EbfC family nucleoid-associated protein, whose translation is MIPGGGQPNMQQLLQQAQKMQQDLAAAQEELAQAEVEGQAGGGLVKATVTGSGELRALVIDPKAVDPEDTETLADLVVAAVQAANENAQALQQQKLGPLAQGLGGGSGIPGLPF
- the recR gene encoding recombination mediator RecR yields the protein MYEGVVQDLIDELGRLPGVGPKSAQRIAFHILQAEPTDVRRLAHALLEVKDKVRFCAVCGNVAQEERCGICRDPRRDTTVICVVEEPKDVVAIERTREFRGKYHVLGGAISPIEGVGPDDLRIRELLARLADGEVTELILATDPNLEGEATATYLARMIKPMGLKVTRLASGLPVGGDLEYADEVTLGRAFEGRRLLDV
- a CDS encoding DUF5063 domain-containing protein encodes the protein MSDATLHALGQDPDDFAVQIADQIESFIVAVTEVAKGEDPDSAVPFLLLEVSQLLLAGGRLGAYQDVLPDERYEPDLGPEPDVDELRERFAYMLEPVDVYSEVFDPYEPRKAPVAHRISDDVADVVADLRHGLAHYRAGRTTEALWWWQFSYFTNWGPTASAILRALQSLVAHVRLDQPLAALDGLDTDEDLAEDDLAEQAGQVMAEELGGLGRK
- a CDS encoding aspartate kinase, producing the protein MGLVVQKYGGSSVADAEGIKRVAKRIVDAKKNGHQVVVVVSAMGDTTDELIDLAEQVSPMPAGREFDMLLTAGERISMALLAMAIKNLGHEAQSFTGSQAGVITDSVHNKARIIDVTPGRIRTALDEGNIAIVAGFQGVSADSKDITTLGRGGSDTTAVALAAALDAEVCEIYTDVDGVFTADPRVVKKARKIDWISSEDMLELAASGSKVLLHRCVEYARRYNIPIHVRSSFSGLRGTWVSNEQPQGDEQVEHAIISGVAHDVSEAKITVVGVPDKPGEAAAIFRAIADAEINIDMIVQNVSAASTGLTDISFTLPKAEGHKAIDALEKAKGAIGFESLRYDDQIGKISLVGAGMKTNPGVTASFFQALSDAGVNIELISTSEIRISVVTRQDDVNEAVRAVHTAFGLDSDSDEAVVYGGTGR